The Mesorhizobium koreense genome includes a window with the following:
- a CDS encoding cytochrome c oxidase assembly protein, protein MAQSFSISTETAPGVRRSHGFYAAMAVLGIFLWWMSTYRMSEMPFWAPWDFSPLWFIAAVLAVYWYGCGLVRTPLEERPALWRTVFYYAGIALIWIVLQTRFEYMAQHMFFLNRAQHVVMHHLGPFLIALAWPGKTLMEGMPEAARRLTRWRPLRAVVAVVQQPFLAAVLFFGLIALWLTPTIHFRAMIDPPLYAVMNWSMVVDGLFFWCLVLDPRPAPPAYTSFAIRATLAMLVMFPQILMGALITFAQHDIYTFYDWCGRLYPSVSALDDQQYGGLIVWIPSAMMSVIALIIVINFLRQAEERQWSEEDTENATGLVISSAPWTGR, encoded by the coding sequence ATGGCGCAGAGTTTCAGCATTTCCACCGAAACGGCTCCGGGGGTGCGCCGCAGCCACGGTTTCTACGCCGCCATGGCGGTGCTGGGCATCTTCCTGTGGTGGATGTCGACCTACCGCATGTCGGAGATGCCCTTCTGGGCGCCGTGGGATTTCTCCCCGCTCTGGTTCATCGCGGCGGTCCTGGCCGTCTACTGGTACGGATGCGGACTGGTGCGCACGCCGCTGGAGGAGCGTCCGGCGCTGTGGCGCACCGTCTTCTATTATGCCGGCATCGCGCTGATCTGGATCGTGCTGCAGACGCGGTTCGAATATATGGCGCAGCATATGTTCTTCCTGAATCGCGCCCAGCACGTGGTCATGCACCATCTCGGGCCGTTCCTGATCGCGCTCGCCTGGCCCGGGAAGACGCTGATGGAGGGCATGCCCGAGGCGGCGAGAAGGCTGACGCGCTGGCGGCCGCTGAGGGCGGTGGTGGCGGTCGTCCAGCAGCCTTTTTTGGCAGCGGTTCTGTTCTTCGGGCTGATCGCGCTGTGGCTGACACCGACGATCCATTTCCGCGCCATGATCGACCCACCCCTCTATGCGGTGATGAACTGGTCGATGGTCGTCGACGGACTGTTCTTCTGGTGTCTCGTGCTCGACCCGCGCCCGGCGCCGCCGGCCTACACGTCCTTCGCGATAAGGGCGACGCTCGCCATGCTGGTCATGTTCCCGCAGATCCTCATGGGGGCGCTGATCACGTTCGCCCAGCACGATATCTACACCTTCTACGATTGGTGCGGCCGCCTCTACCCGTCCGTCAGCGCGCTGGACGACCAGCAGTATGGCGGATTGATCGTCTGGATCCCGTCGGCGATGATGAGCGTCATCGCTCTCATCATCGTCATCAATTTCCTGCGGCAGGCCGAGGAAAGACAGTGGAGCGAGGAAGATACGGAAAATGCGACAGGCCTTGTCATCTCGTCGGCTCCGTGGACGGGCCGCTAG
- a CDS encoding DUF1236 domain-containing protein, translated as MKSILVSAGAGAALLAFAGVAAADTMVSATTDLNVRAGPGPEYQVIGFLGAGQQAPLTGCLKDSRWCTVSTANGEGWVYSDYLAAEEQGQRVVITRRPAGIAVPDVTYNGPAAPVDTTVTSAIVGPEDDMATDDTVGTIEPPSEVRTYVIDHRMDPVYLNGEVVVGAGLPDNVELSDIPDYQYRYVDVNGQPVLVDPQTRRIVYIVRQ; from the coding sequence ATGAAGAGCATTCTCGTATCCGCCGGCGCAGGCGCGGCCCTCTTGGCCTTTGCCGGCGTCGCGGCCGCCGACACGATGGTTTCCGCGACGACCGATCTCAACGTGCGCGCCGGACCCGGACCCGAATACCAGGTGATCGGCTTTCTCGGCGCCGGCCAACAGGCGCCGCTCACCGGCTGCCTGAAGGATTCCCGCTGGTGCACCGTCTCCACTGCAAACGGCGAAGGCTGGGTCTATTCCGACTATCTCGCCGCCGAGGAACAGGGCCAGCGCGTGGTGATCACCCGGCGTCCGGCCGGTATCGCGGTACCGGACGTGACCTATAACGGCCCTGCCGCGCCGGTGGACACCACGGTGACCAGCGCCATCGTCGGGCCGGAGGACGATATGGCGACCGACGACACGGTCGGCACGATCGAACCGCCGAGCGAGGTCCGCACCTATGTCATCGACCATCGCATGGATCCCGTCTACCTGAACGGCGAGGTGGTCGTCGGTGCCGGCCTGCCCGACAATGTCGAGCTGTCCGACATTCCCGATTACCAGTACCGCTATGTAGACGTGAACGGCCAG
- a CDS encoding lytic murein transglycosylase: MALRFVGWIAAAAVVGIALSSGAAHAAKCGSSAAGFPAWLQAFKAEAQARGISSRTVHSALDRVSYDPRVIRLDRNQHSFKLSLEQFMARRAPPSYIKRARDIMRSNAGLLSRIEKRYGVPPEVLVAIWGMETGFGANSGHMDTIRSLATLAYDCRRTEFFTNELYAALQIVQRGDMSPGEMRGAWAGELGQTQFLASKYLDYAVDFDGDGRRDLIHSRADVLASTANFLRGHGWQPGAGYEPGQPNYAIFAAWNRATVYQQALALFASKIAQ, encoded by the coding sequence ATGGCGTTGCGCTTCGTGGGCTGGATAGCGGCGGCCGCCGTCGTCGGCATTGCCTTGAGTTCGGGAGCGGCGCATGCCGCGAAATGCGGCTCGAGCGCGGCCGGCTTTCCGGCATGGCTGCAGGCCTTCAAAGCCGAGGCGCAGGCGCGCGGCATATCGAGCCGTACGGTGCATTCGGCGCTGGACCGGGTAAGCTACGATCCGCGCGTCATCCGGCTCGACCGCAACCAGCATTCCTTCAAGCTTTCGCTCGAGCAGTTCATGGCGCGCCGCGCGCCGCCTTCCTATATCAAGCGCGCCCGCGATATAATGCGCTCGAATGCCGGGCTTTTGTCGCGCATCGAGAAACGCTACGGCGTGCCGCCGGAAGTACTGGTGGCGATCTGGGGCATGGAGACGGGATTCGGGGCCAATTCCGGCCATATGGACACGATCCGTTCGCTGGCGACGCTCGCCTATGACTGCCGGCGCACGGAGTTCTTCACCAATGAACTCTACGCGGCGCTCCAGATCGTCCAGCGCGGCGACATGTCGCCCGGCGAGATGCGAGGCGCCTGGGCCGGCGAGCTCGGGCAGACGCAGTTCCTGGCCTCGAAATATCTGGACTATGCCGTGGATTTCGATGGCGACGGCCGCCGCGACCTTATCCATTCGCGCGCCGACGTATTGGCCTCGACCGCCAATTTCCTGCGCGGCCATGGCTGGCAGCCGGGTGCCGGTTATGAGCCGGGCCAGCCGAATTATGCGATTTTCGCGGCATGGAACCGCGCCACGGTCTATCAGCAGGCGCTGGCGCTTTTCGCCAGCAAGATCGCCCAGTAA
- a CDS encoding SCO family protein translates to MSLYPAFRALAAALVLFSMGAALSACNRDEGWHATDVTSISPDLKFTMTRAEDGKEVTAADYRGKVTLLYFGYTFCPDICPTTLANVAEILKGLGSEANKVRVLFVTVDPGRDTPKVLNLYTDAFAPQMDGLVGTADELAALARRYRIAYSVKPDDNPSRYEVSHSPAIYVFGREGKARLLIGNLGIGKPDLKGIGADLHRLIGDNGKSGWLGWLQGVV, encoded by the coding sequence ATGAGCCTTTATCCGGCATTCCGCGCGCTTGCGGCCGCTCTCGTCCTCTTTTCGATGGGTGCGGCACTTTCGGCCTGCAACAGGGACGAGGGCTGGCATGCAACGGACGTCACAAGCATTTCGCCTGACCTGAAATTCACGATGACCCGCGCCGAGGACGGCAAAGAGGTCACCGCCGCCGATTATCGCGGCAAGGTGACGCTGCTCTATTTCGGTTACACTTTCTGCCCCGATATCTGCCCGACAACGCTCGCCAATGTAGCGGAGATATTGAAGGGACTGGGCAGCGAGGCGAACAAGGTTCGCGTGCTCTTCGTCACCGTCGATCCGGGCCGTGACACGCCGAAAGTGCTGAACCTGTATACGGACGCCTTCGCGCCTCAAATGGACGGCCTCGTCGGCACGGCGGATGAACTTGCCGCGCTCGCGCGCCGCTATCGCATCGCCTATTCCGTCAAGCCCGACGACAACCCGTCCAGATACGAGGTCTCCCACAGCCCCGCCATCTATGTCTTCGGCAGAGAAGGCAAGGCGCGCCTTCTGATCGGCAATCTCGGCATCGGCAAGCCCGATCTCAAGGGCATCGGAGCCGATCTTCACCGCCTGATCGGCGACAATGGGAAATCCGGCTGGCTCGGCTGGCTGCAAGGCGTGGTGTAA
- a CDS encoding copper chaperone PCu(A)C → MRSVIPSRPAAGYFMLKNETGKDRKIVSAASPDCGMLMLHLSKHEGGEHMAMVDSVDVPAGGSVSFAPGGYHLMCVKPSNRVKPGNAVKMTLTFDDGGTLTADFKVRNANGE, encoded by the coding sequence ATGCGCAGCGTCATCCCGTCGCGGCCGGCGGCCGGTTATTTCATGCTGAAGAACGAGACCGGCAAGGACCGCAAGATCGTCTCGGCCGCATCGCCTGATTGCGGCATGCTGATGCTGCACCTCTCCAAGCATGAGGGCGGCGAGCATATGGCGATGGTCGACAGCGTCGACGTGCCGGCGGGCGGTTCGGTGTCGTTCGCGCCGGGCGGTTATCATCTGATGTGCGTGAAGCCGAGCAACCGGGTAAAGCCCGGTAACGCCGTCAAGATGACGCTCACCTTCGACGATGGCGGCACGCTGACGGCCGATTTCAAGGTGCGCAATGCCAACGGCGAATGA
- a CDS encoding NAD-glutamate dehydrogenase, protein MAKVNEHTRPDKEALAPKKTGEADRFGKLLLAGSAEEDIAAYDRGVLKEAAALAWHALKKHRAGASVVAVDNDRRMVREGRPLTAITVVNDNMPFLFDSVLGEIADAAGSPTLVTHPIIAVKHGRSGVTGLADGKADERTSDKVSVIHVHVARLADDEAAALQKRLEWILSQVRASVRDWRAMLARLDQAILDYRYSETHLNKDAVAEAVAFLEWLRDNNFTFLGMREYRYAPSPKGGGMERADKPGIGILGDPDVRILRRGDQELTTTPEIRAFLTGPEPLIVTKANTRSVVHRRNYLDYIGVKTFDGKGKLKGELRIVGLFTSTAYLRSVFSIPYLRSKAEAVLKHSGFEGSDHSGKALINILESYPRDELFQIDVATLEHNALAILALGDRPRVRALVRADPFDRFVSVLVYVPRDNYDSDVRVRIGDYLKTVFDGHLSAYYPSFPEGAMARVHFIIGRSAGKTPKVPQEELEAEIRDIVRTWQDALRDAAHDEGADPALVAIASHFPGSYRGTFSPKVALRDAAEIGRIAEENPIAADFHRHPHQPDTHGALKIYHYGAPVALSRRVPILENMGFRVISERTFEIPTAGGGLVFVHDMELQSAHDAPLDLSDNGALFEEVFLSVWRGTNDNDGYNALAHRAGFTSADITILRAYGHYLQQAGIPQSQDFIAAVLARHPSITKNLRELFFARLDPTRVDTAGKNEDARSIKVEIETELDGVPNIDEDTIIRRFLNLVHNTLRTNHFAPVTDGKPRSLALKLDSKSVDGLPEPRPWREIFVFGPEIEGVHLRFGPVARGGLRWSDRAQDYRTEVLGLVKAQQVKNAVIVPVGAKGGFYPKQLPAGGSRDAVFEAGRNAYINFVSSLLSVTDNLHGAKVVPPENVVRHDRDDPYFVVAADKGTATFSDTANAISQAHDFWLDDAFASGGSAGYDHKKMGITARGAWEAVKRHFREMNRDIQTEPFTVVGVGDMSGDVFGNGMLLSKETRLIAAFDHRDIFIDPDPDAASSFAERQRMFSLPRSSWQDYDKSKISAGGGIFPRTQKSITLSEAAASAIGLKKTTATPTEIMNAILKARVDLLWFGGIGTYVRATTESNQDVGDRANDAIRVAAAEVGATVIGEGANLGVTQRGRIEFGLLGGRCNSDAIDNSAGVNSSDMEVNIKIAFAAAMRKKKLTRVARNALLVDMTEDVASLVLVNNYEQTLALSMAERRGLSYLPHQRRFIGGLEARGLLDRKVELLPDETALSEREAKGQPLTRAELGVLLAYAKLTLFDDLVKGGLPDDHYLEHELMGYFPHRMAQEFASEISSHRLRREIIATRLANDIINRGGPAFVSRLKDLTGETDEAAGRAFLLVREGYDLNRLYAEIDALDNKIDGGAQLKLYSIAAHLLEQVTSWLLKSGDEITDLSARIHRLKEARAALEPELPKIMPAFMLASLEERTQRLKEVGAPEKLAGELAMLSVSGLVPDIVHVAAAAKADLTAAARAFFVVSDVFRIGRIEEAAQALGTTDYYDGMALERATDALGKARRGICVTALAAHGKEADPVRAWIAAGGERIQRTRECLQALTEGGDVTVSKLSVASGLMTDLAGL, encoded by the coding sequence ATGGCCAAGGTGAACGAACACACGCGACCTGACAAGGAGGCTCTCGCCCCGAAAAAGACAGGAGAGGCGGATCGGTTCGGCAAGCTACTCCTGGCCGGCTCGGCGGAGGAAGATATCGCCGCCTACGACCGTGGCGTGCTCAAGGAAGCCGCCGCACTCGCCTGGCATGCGCTCAAGAAGCACCGAGCCGGCGCCAGCGTGGTCGCGGTGGACAATGACCGCCGCATGGTGCGCGAAGGCCGGCCGCTCACAGCCATCACCGTCGTCAACGACAACATGCCCTTCCTCTTCGATTCGGTGCTCGGCGAGATCGCCGATGCCGCAGGCTCGCCGACGCTGGTCACCCACCCGATCATCGCGGTGAAGCATGGCCGCAGCGGCGTCACCGGGCTCGCCGACGGCAAGGCCGACGAGCGAACAAGCGACAAGGTCAGCGTCATCCACGTCCACGTCGCACGCCTCGCCGACGACGAGGCCGCTGCACTCCAGAAGCGCCTGGAATGGATACTCTCCCAGGTGCGGGCTTCCGTCCGCGACTGGCGCGCGATGCTGGCACGGCTCGACCAGGCGATCCTCGACTACCGTTATTCCGAAACGCATCTGAACAAGGATGCGGTCGCCGAAGCCGTCGCCTTCCTCGAATGGCTGCGCGACAATAATTTCACCTTCCTCGGCATGCGCGAATACCGCTACGCGCCGAGCCCCAAGGGCGGCGGCATGGAGCGCGCCGACAAGCCCGGCATCGGCATCCTAGGCGATCCGGATGTGCGCATCCTGCGCCGCGGCGACCAGGAACTGACCACGACGCCGGAAATCCGCGCCTTCCTGACCGGCCCGGAACCGCTTATCGTCACCAAGGCCAACACCCGCTCGGTCGTCCACCGCCGCAACTATCTCGATTATATCGGCGTCAAGACCTTCGACGGTAAGGGCAAGCTGAAGGGCGAACTGCGCATCGTCGGCCTCTTCACTTCGACCGCCTATCTGCGCTCTGTCTTTTCCATTCCCTATCTGCGCTCCAAGGCCGAAGCCGTATTGAAGCATTCGGGGTTCGAGGGCTCGGACCATTCCGGCAAGGCGCTCATCAACATCCTGGAATCCTATCCGCGCGACGAACTCTTCCAGATCGACGTGGCCACGCTGGAGCACAACGCGCTGGCCATCCTGGCGCTCGGCGATCGGCCGCGCGTGCGCGCGCTGGTGCGCGCTGATCCGTTCGACCGCTTTGTCTCCGTCCTCGTCTACGTGCCGCGCGACAATTACGATTCGGACGTGCGGGTGCGCATCGGCGACTATCTGAAGACCGTCTTCGACGGCCATCTGTCGGCCTATTATCCTTCCTTCCCGGAAGGCGCGATGGCGCGTGTCCATTTCATCATCGGCCGTTCCGCCGGCAAGACTCCGAAGGTGCCACAGGAAGAGCTCGAGGCGGAAATCCGCGACATCGTCCGCACCTGGCAGGACGCGCTGCGCGATGCCGCGCATGACGAAGGCGCCGACCCGGCGCTGGTCGCCATCGCCTCGCATTTCCCAGGCTCCTATCGCGGCACGTTCTCGCCGAAAGTGGCTCTGCGCGACGCCGCCGAGATCGGGCGTATCGCCGAGGAAAACCCGATCGCGGCCGATTTCCATCGCCATCCGCACCAGCCGGATACGCATGGCGCGCTGAAGATCTATCATTACGGAGCGCCGGTAGCGCTGTCGCGGCGCGTGCCGATCCTGGAGAATATGGGCTTCCGCGTCATCTCCGAGCGCACCTTCGAGATACCGACCGCCGGCGGCGGACTGGTCTTCGTCCACGACATGGAACTGCAAAGCGCGCATGATGCGCCGCTCGATCTTTCCGATAACGGCGCGCTCTTCGAGGAGGTGTTCCTTTCCGTCTGGCGGGGGACGAACGACAATGACGGCTACAACGCGCTCGCCCACCGTGCCGGCTTCACCTCGGCTGATATCACGATCCTGCGCGCATACGGCCATTATCTGCAGCAGGCCGGCATCCCACAGAGCCAGGATTTCATCGCCGCCGTGCTGGCCCGCCATCCGTCGATCACGAAGAACCTGAGGGAACTGTTTTTCGCCCGCCTCGATCCGACCCGCGTCGACACCGCCGGCAAAAACGAAGATGCGCGTTCGATCAAGGTCGAGATCGAAACCGAACTGGACGGCGTGCCCAACATCGACGAGGACACGATCATCCGCCGTTTCCTCAACCTTGTGCACAACACGCTACGCACCAATCATTTCGCTCCCGTGACGGACGGTAAACCGCGTTCGCTCGCCCTGAAGCTTGATTCCAAATCGGTCGACGGCCTGCCCGAGCCGAGGCCATGGCGCGAGATCTTCGTCTTCGGGCCGGAGATCGAGGGCGTACATCTGCGCTTCGGCCCGGTGGCGCGCGGCGGCTTGCGCTGGTCCGACCGGGCACAGGACTACCGCACCGAAGTGCTCGGCCTCGTCAAGGCGCAGCAGGTCAAGAACGCCGTCATCGTGCCGGTCGGCGCCAAGGGCGGCTTTTATCCGAAGCAACTGCCGGCTGGCGGCAGCCGCGACGCCGTCTTCGAGGCAGGCCGCAACGCCTACATCAATTTCGTCTCCAGCCTGCTTTCGGTCACCGACAATCTCCATGGCGCAAAGGTGGTGCCGCCGGAGAATGTCGTGCGCCATGACCGCGACGACCCCTATTTCGTCGTCGCCGCCGACAAGGGCACGGCGACCTTCTCCGATACCGCCAACGCGATCAGCCAGGCGCATGATTTCTGGCTGGACGACGCTTTCGCCTCGGGCGGCTCGGCCGGCTACGACCACAAGAAGATGGGCATCACCGCGCGCGGCGCCTGGGAGGCGGTGAAGCGGCATTTCCGCGAGATGAACCGCGACATCCAGACGGAGCCCTTCACCGTGGTCGGTGTCGGCGACATGTCGGGCGACGTCTTCGGCAACGGTATGCTCTTGTCGAAAGAAACCCGCCTGATCGCGGCTTTCGACCATCGCGATATCTTCATTGACCCCGACCCGGACGCCGCCTCTTCTTTCGCCGAGCGGCAGCGCATGTTCAGCCTGCCCCGCTCCTCCTGGCAGGATTACGACAAATCGAAGATCTCGGCGGGCGGCGGCATCTTCCCCCGCACGCAGAAATCCATCACCCTGTCGGAGGCGGCCGCTTCGGCCATCGGCCTGAAGAAGACGACCGCCACGCCGACCGAGATCATGAACGCGATCCTGAAGGCCCGCGTTGATCTCCTCTGGTTCGGCGGCATCGGCACCTATGTGCGCGCGACGACGGAGAGCAATCAGGATGTCGGCGACCGCGCGAACGACGCCATCCGCGTCGCGGCTGCGGAAGTCGGCGCCACAGTGATCGGCGAAGGCGCCAATCTCGGCGTCACCCAGCGCGGCCGCATCGAATTCGGCTTGCTCGGCGGACGCTGCAACTCCGATGCCATCGACAATTCCGCCGGCGTCAATTCCTCCGACATGGAGGTGAACATCAAGATCGCGTTCGCGGCAGCTATGCGCAAGAAGAAGCTGACGCGCGTGGCGCGTAACGCCCTTCTGGTCGATATGACGGAGGACGTGGCGTCTCTGGTGCTTGTCAATAATTACGAGCAGACGCTGGCGCTTTCCATGGCCGAGCGGCGCGGCCTCTCCTACCTTCCCCACCAGCGCCGCTTCATCGGCGGGCTGGAGGCGCGCGGCCTGCTCGACCGCAAGGTCGAACTCCTGCCCGACGAGACCGCGCTCTCGGAGCGCGAGGCCAAGGGTCAGCCGCTGACTCGCGCCGAACTCGGCGTGCTGCTCGCCTACGCCAAGCTCACCCTCTTCGACGATCTGGTGAAGGGCGGCCTGCCCGACGACCACTATCTCGAACACGAGCTGATGGGCTACTTCCCGCATCGCATGGCGCAGGAATTCGCTTCCGAGATTTCCTCCCACCGCCTGCGCCGCGAGATCATCGCGACAAGGCTCGCCAACGACATCATCAATCGCGGCGGGCCGGCCTTCGTCAGCCGGCTGAAGGACTTGACCGGGGAGACGGACGAGGCGGCCGGCCGCGCCTTCCTGCTCGTGCGCGAAGGTTACGATCTGAACCGCCTCTACGCCGAGATCGACGCGCTCGACAACAAGATCGACGGCGGCGCGCAGCTCAAGCTCTATTCCATCGCCGCCCATCTGCTCGAGCAGGTGACGTCGTGGCTGCTCAAGAGCGGCGACGAGATCACCGACCTTTCAGCCCGCATCCACAGGCTGAAGGAAGCCCGCGCGGCACTCGAGCCCGAACTGCCGAAGATCATGCCGGCCTTTATGCTGGCCTCGCTGGAGGAACGTACGCAACGCCTGAAGGAGGTTGGCGCTCCCGAAAAACTCGCCGGCGAACTGGCCATGCTGAGCGTCAGTGGGCTCGTCCCCGACATCGTCCATGTCGCCGCCGCCGCGAAAGCCGATCTCACCGCCGCCGCACGCGCTTTCTTCGTGGTGTCGGACGTTTTCCGCATCGGCCGTATCGAAGAGGCGGCACAGGCGCTCGGTACCACCGACTATTACGACGGAATGGCGCTGGAGCGGGCGACCGATGCGCTCGGCAAGGCGCGGCGTGGCATCTGCGTCACCGCGCTCGCCGCACACGGGAAGGAGGCCGACCCGGTGCGCGCATGGATCGCCGCCGGCGGCGAACGCATCCAGCGCACGCGCGAGTGCCTTCAGGCACTGACCGAGGGCGGCGACGTCACCGTGTCGAAGCTTTCGGTGGCTTCCGGCCTGATGACCGATCTGGCGGGATTATAG
- a CDS encoding CPBP family intramembrane glutamic endopeptidase, with protein sequence MAGESAAMVLDGTAFETYRRSAGEKTTLPRLVFGTILIVLVWLVVTLVAVFSGFYLSESYDLGFGSMGSFIQTRFGVLVSLVTFSGIWIGAWFVMRFVHGEPLSALFGAARRISWPDFVKGLVAVLITSVVSEIAIYMIAPDIQRTAIGWGPWLVFLVPMLFLAFVQTSSEELLFRGYLLRGLAHRFRNPLIWGFLPALVFTCLHWNIGAPLAMNACVLASIGAFAALVTILVYLTGNLGAGMGAHFANNFAGFLLISHESALSSFALYRGKPLETLVWTPGAALLIASIGLVCCALTLLILAHPRSPLRVGGNDAGPRTEPNGAAAI encoded by the coding sequence ATGGCGGGAGAAAGCGCGGCAATGGTGCTCGACGGGACGGCATTCGAGACATACCGGCGCTCGGCGGGAGAGAAGACCACGCTTCCCCGTCTGGTCTTCGGCACGATCCTCATCGTGCTCGTATGGCTCGTCGTCACGCTCGTCGCCGTCTTTTCGGGCTTCTATCTTTCCGAAAGCTACGACCTCGGCTTCGGCTCCATGGGCAGTTTCATACAGACGCGCTTCGGCGTGCTCGTATCGCTCGTCACCTTTTCCGGCATCTGGATCGGCGCGTGGTTCGTCATGCGCTTCGTGCATGGCGAACCGCTTTCCGCGCTCTTCGGCGCGGCGCGGCGTATTTCGTGGCCAGATTTCGTCAAGGGGCTGGTCGCAGTGCTGATCACTTCCGTGGTCTCGGAAATCGCGATCTACATGATAGCGCCTGACATCCAGCGCACCGCGATCGGATGGGGTCCCTGGCTCGTCTTCCTCGTCCCCATGCTGTTCCTCGCCTTCGTGCAGACATCGTCGGAGGAGCTTCTCTTCCGCGGCTATCTGCTGCGCGGGCTCGCGCACCGCTTTCGCAATCCGCTGATCTGGGGCTTCCTTCCGGCGCTGGTCTTCACCTGCCTCCACTGGAACATCGGCGCGCCGCTTGCCATGAACGCCTGCGTGCTTGCCAGCATCGGCGCCTTCGCCGCGCTGGTGACCATACTCGTCTACCTGACCGGCAATCTCGGCGCCGGCATGGGCGCCCATTTCGCCAACAATTTCGCCGGTTTCCTGCTGATATCGCATGAAAGCGCGCTGAGTTCGTTCGCGCTCTATCGCGGTAAGCCGCTGGAGACGCTCGTCTGGACGCCGGGTGCGGCCCTGCTGATTGCGTCGATCGGTCTCGTCTGCTGCGCGCTGACGCTTTTGATCCTCGCCCATCCGCGCTCGCCATTGCGTGTCGGAGGCAATGACGCCGGACCGAGGACCGAGCCGAACGGCGCTGCGGCAATTTGA
- a CDS encoding MFS transporter, whose protein sequence is MEGKTAQGVVSRRGVWGWMFFDWAAQPFFTVVTTFIFGPYFVSRMVADPALGQAAWGYGIAAAGLVIAILSPVLGSIADQTGPRKPWIGFFAVIQIVSLALLWFAAPGSGVVPVLILFAFATVAAEFSIVFNDSMLPRLVPGPDIGRISNLAWGLGYLGGMIALIAIVLFIAGSPETGRTIIGTKPLFGLDPTTGEDARITGPIAALWYLVFVLPMFLFTPDAAKGSKAGPAVRAGLLELRATLGEVRGKAGIFRFLVARMIYQDGVNALLALGGAFAALMFGWSITEIGVYGIILNIVAIFGCWAASRLDTAFGSKKVVIVSLAMLTVATIGIVSTGKGYTLFGLLPLPGSDTGGLFGTPAEKAYVVFGLLVGLAFGPVQASSRSYLARSVSVHDAGRYFGIYALAGRATSFAAPFLVATVTAASGSPRLGMAVIILFLLGGLGILLPTPYPAARPDD, encoded by the coding sequence ATGGAGGGGAAAACCGCTCAAGGCGTCGTGTCGCGGCGCGGCGTCTGGGGCTGGATGTTCTTCGACTGGGCCGCCCAGCCCTTCTTCACCGTCGTCACCACCTTCATCTTCGGCCCCTATTTCGTCTCGCGCATGGTAGCCGATCCGGCGCTTGGCCAGGCCGCGTGGGGCTATGGCATCGCGGCCGCCGGTTTGGTCATCGCCATCCTCTCGCCCGTGCTCGGTTCGATTGCCGACCAGACCGGCCCGCGAAAGCCATGGATCGGCTTCTTTGCCGTCATCCAGATCGTCAGCCTTGCCCTGCTCTGGTTCGCCGCACCGGGCTCAGGCGTCGTCCCGGTCCTCATTCTCTTTGCGTTCGCCACGGTGGCGGCGGAATTTTCGATCGTCTTCAACGATTCCATGCTGCCGCGCCTCGTGCCGGGCCCCGACATCGGCCGCATCTCGAACCTCGCCTGGGGGCTCGGCTACCTCGGCGGCATGATCGCACTGATCGCCATCGTGCTCTTCATCGCCGGTTCGCCCGAGACCGGCAGGACCATCATCGGCACGAAACCGCTCTTCGGCCTCGACCCGACGACCGGCGAGGATGCCCGCATCACCGGGCCGATCGCCGCGCTCTGGTATCTCGTCTTCGTCCTGCCGATGTTCTTGTTCACGCCCGACGCCGCGAAGGGTAGCAAGGCGGGACCGGCCGTACGCGCCGGGCTCCTGGAATTGCGCGCGACGCTTGGCGAGGTGCGCGGCAAGGCCGGCATCTTCCGCTTCCTCGTTGCCCGCATGATCTATCAGGACGGCGTCAACGCGCTTCTCGCGCTCGGCGGCGCCTTCGCCGCGCTCATGTTCGGCTGGTCGATCACCGAGATCGGCGTCTACGGCATCATCCTCAACATCGTCGCCATCTTCGGCTGCTGGGCGGCAAGCCGGCTCGACACGGCATTCGGCTCGAAGAAAGTGGTGATCGTCTCGCTCGCGATGCTGACAGTGGCCACGATCGGCATCGTCTCCACCGGCAAGGGCTACACGCTTTTCGGCCTCTTGCCGCTCCCCGGCTCAGATACGGGCGGGCTATTCGGCACGCCGGCGGAAAAGGCCTATGTCGTCTTCGGCCTGCTGGTCGGGCTCGCCTTCGGGCCGGTACAGGCCTCCTCGCGCTCTTATCTCGCCCGCAGCGTATCGGTGCACGACGCCGGCCGCTATTTCGGCATCTACGCGCTCGCCGGCCGCGCCACGAGCTTCGCAGCACCCTTCCTCGTCGCCACCGTGACCGCCGCAAGCGGCTCGCCGAGGCTCGGCATGGCCGTCATCATCCTGTTCCTGCTCGGCGGGCTCGGCATATTGCTGCCGACGCCCTATCCGGCTGCAAGACCGGACGATTGA